In the genome of Deinococcus reticulitermitis, one region contains:
- a CDS encoding sugar transferase, which yields MKRLFDVVGAAALLVLLSPVLLLVALLVRRFLGRPVLFVQERPGLGGRPFLMYKFRTMRDAKDARGEPLPDSERLTSLGRVLRATSLDELPELYNVLRGDMSLVGPRPLLMEYLPLYSPEQARRHEVRPGVTGWAQVNGRNALSWEEKFKLDVWYVDHQSLALDLRILGLTLAKVLKREGINAAGEATAARFTGSDRRQTP from the coding sequence ATGAAGCGCCTGTTTGACGTGGTGGGTGCAGCGGCGCTGCTCGTGCTGCTCTCCCCGGTGCTGCTGCTCGTGGCGCTGCTGGTGCGGCGCTTTCTGGGCCGCCCGGTACTGTTCGTGCAGGAGCGCCCTGGTCTGGGTGGGCGCCCCTTTCTGATGTACAAATTCCGCACCATGCGGGACGCAAAAGACGCGCGCGGCGAGCCTCTTCCCGACAGCGAGCGCCTCACCTCGCTGGGCCGGGTACTGCGCGCCACCTCACTCGACGAGTTGCCGGAGCTCTACAACGTGCTGCGGGGCGACATGAGCCTGGTGGGGCCGCGCCCCCTGCTGATGGAGTACCTGCCGCTCTATAGCCCGGAGCAGGCCCGCCGCCATGAGGTGCGCCCGGGCGTCACCGGTTGGGCGCAGGTCAATGGGCGCAACGCGCTTTCCTGGGAGGAGAAGTTCAAGCTGGACGTGTGGTACGTCGATCACCAGTCACTGGCGCTGGACCTGCGCATCCTCGGCCTGACCCTCGCCAAGGTCCTCAAGCGCGAGGGCATCAACGCCGCGGGAGAAGCCACCGCCGCGCGCTTCACTGGCTCGGATCGGCGTCAGACCCCTTGA
- a CDS encoding sensor domain-containing diguanylate cyclase: MTGAPLPADEARRLLDLARYQILDSAPEADFDRITRLAARVLRVPVAVLNLVDQHRQWGKASYGLTCSNAPRETSFCAWTILDDVPFVVDDAQNDPRFRENPMVVGSPHIHMYAGAPLITPAGHRIGTLCVTDSQPHPLSPDDLQALQDLATVAMQLLELRRQALEAQQAAEAQEQQAQELRRTLDQARVLEGVSSLLELDLDPQQATLSAAALIGEALEADLAALLGWPVPGPPDQPPTVVTAYRRPSLPDPTPAVAALIHEGFGSGGGGWTHQRLAAPLYLHRSGPRPLAFSPETQVAWVPLGEEGGTRRLLLMVRLGGHWIERWRLGDRTLLEAAGRTIRHAWQRRAALELAQRQARQDALTGLLNRRAFDEDLADRKRRSQAFTLALVDLDGLKTVNDCEGHAQGDTLLQVFGAALEAGAGAGGAAYRLGGDEFALLLPRHGAQEVVERVERAAGAARGVTLQCTGASTGVAQSHEAPDSPTLLRLADERMYAVKRRRQRTRQPIPG, from the coding sequence TTGACCGGTGCTCCCCTTCCCGCAGATGAAGCCCGCCGCCTGCTGGATCTGGCGCGGTACCAGATTCTCGACAGCGCGCCGGAAGCGGACTTTGACCGCATCACCCGGCTCGCGGCGCGGGTGCTGCGGGTCCCGGTCGCGGTCCTCAACCTCGTGGACCAGCATCGGCAATGGGGCAAGGCCAGCTACGGTCTGACGTGCAGCAACGCGCCCCGGGAAACCTCCTTCTGCGCCTGGACCATCCTGGACGACGTTCCCTTCGTGGTGGACGATGCACAGAACGATCCCCGCTTCCGCGAGAATCCCATGGTCGTCGGTAGCCCGCATATCCACATGTACGCGGGCGCACCCCTGATCACGCCAGCTGGCCACCGCATCGGCACCCTCTGCGTCACCGACAGCCAGCCTCATCCCCTGAGCCCCGATGACCTTCAGGCGCTGCAGGACCTGGCGACGGTGGCAATGCAGCTCCTCGAGCTGCGCCGGCAGGCGCTCGAAGCCCAGCAGGCCGCCGAAGCCCAGGAGCAGCAGGCCCAGGAACTGCGCCGCACCCTGGACCAGGCCCGCGTCCTCGAAGGCGTCAGCAGCCTGCTGGAGCTTGACCTCGACCCGCAGCAGGCCACCCTGAGCGCCGCCGCGCTGATCGGTGAAGCGCTGGAGGCCGACCTCGCCGCCCTGCTGGGCTGGCCGGTCCCAGGGCCGCCCGACCAGCCGCCTACTGTCGTCACGGCGTACCGGCGCCCTAGCCTTCCTGACCCCACTCCGGCGGTCGCCGCGCTGATTCACGAAGGATTCGGCTCCGGTGGGGGCGGCTGGACCCACCAGAGGCTTGCCGCTCCCCTGTACCTTCACCGCTCCGGCCCACGTCCGCTGGCCTTCTCCCCGGAGACGCAGGTGGCCTGGGTGCCGCTGGGTGAGGAGGGCGGAACGCGCCGGCTGCTCCTGATGGTGCGGCTGGGGGGCCACTGGATCGAGCGGTGGCGCCTGGGAGACCGCACGCTGCTCGAGGCCGCAGGACGCACCATCCGCCATGCCTGGCAGCGCCGCGCTGCCCTGGAGCTGGCGCAGCGGCAGGCCCGGCAGGACGCCTTGACGGGACTGCTCAACCGCCGCGCCTTTGACGAGGACCTGGCCGACCGGAAGAGGCGCAGTCAGGCTTTCACCCTGGCCCTGGTCGACCTCGACGGCCTGAAGACCGTCAACGACTGCGAGGGGCACGCCCAGGGCGACACGCTGCTTCAGGTCTTCGGGGCGGCGCTGGAGGCCGGGGCCGGCGCAGGGGGCGCCGCGTACCGGCTGGGGGGCGACGAGTTCGCGCTGCTGCTGCCCCGGCACGGCGCCCAGGAGGTCGTGGAGCGGGTAGAGCGGGCGGCGGGAGCGGCGCGGGGCGTGACCCTCCAGTGCACCGGGGCGAGCACCGGGGTGGCGCAGTCGCACGAGGCCCCGGACTCCCCCACCCTGCTGCGGCTGGCCGACGAGCGGATGTACGCCGTAAAACGGCGCCGTCAGCGGACGCGGCAGCCGATCCCAGGCTGA
- the pepT gene encoding peptidase T: MSESVAALTERFFRYLAVSSQSDAAQQAVPSSPGQLQLARLLAEELRALGLSDVHIDEHGILTAWRPGELPAAPRIGFVAHLDTVDVGLSPDIRPQVLRFDGEPLCLNREQDIWLMPEDHPALRAYQGEELIFSDGTSVLGADNKAGVAVIMQLLETLRAAPFPCGDLYVAFVPDEEIGLRGAKRLDLGRFPVDFAYTIDGAELGELVYETFHAGRATVTVRGVPAHPISAKGVLVNPVLVACDLIGRLDPQETPEHTEGREGYFYVTDLHAGPSQAQLHINIRDFDQAQYEARKQFVERCVRETRANWPRAGITCELEDVYGNILDAAGEDRRALTLLEGAFRQVGVEAHVKPMRGGTDGSALSARGVFTPNYFTGAHNLHSNFECLPLSSFLKSYQVTQALVRLGAEAVRSG; encoded by the coding sequence ATGTCCGAATCCGTTGCCGCCCTGACCGAACGTTTTTTCCGTTACCTCGCCGTCAGCAGCCAGAGTGACGCGGCCCAGCAGGCCGTGCCCAGTTCGCCCGGCCAGTTGCAACTCGCCCGGCTGCTGGCCGAGGAACTGCGGGCCCTCGGCCTGAGTGACGTTCATATCGACGAGCACGGTATTCTGACCGCCTGGCGCCCCGGCGAGCTGCCGGCGGCCCCGAGGATAGGATTCGTGGCCCACCTGGACACGGTCGATGTGGGGCTGTCCCCCGACATTCGGCCCCAGGTCCTGCGCTTTGACGGCGAGCCGCTGTGCCTCAACCGTGAGCAGGACATCTGGCTCATGCCCGAGGACCACCCGGCGCTGAGGGCCTACCAGGGGGAAGAGCTGATCTTCAGCGACGGCACGAGCGTGCTGGGCGCCGACAACAAGGCCGGCGTCGCGGTCATCATGCAGCTGCTGGAGACTCTACGTGCCGCGCCCTTTCCTTGCGGTGACCTCTATGTGGCCTTCGTGCCCGACGAGGAAATCGGGTTGCGCGGTGCCAAACGCCTCGACCTGGGGCGCTTTCCGGTGGACTTTGCCTACACCATCGACGGCGCTGAACTCGGCGAACTCGTGTACGAGACCTTCCACGCCGGGCGGGCGACGGTCACGGTCCGGGGCGTGCCGGCCCACCCGATTTCCGCCAAGGGCGTGCTGGTCAACCCGGTGCTGGTGGCCTGTGACCTGATTGGCCGCCTTGACCCGCAGGAGACGCCGGAACACACCGAGGGCCGCGAGGGGTATTTCTACGTCACCGACCTCCACGCCGGTCCCAGCCAGGCGCAGCTTCACATCAACATCCGGGATTTTGACCAGGCACAGTACGAGGCCCGCAAGCAGTTCGTCGAGAGGTGCGTGCGCGAAACCCGCGCGAACTGGCCGCGCGCCGGCATCACCTGCGAACTCGAAGACGTGTACGGCAACATCCTCGACGCGGCGGGAGAAGACCGGCGGGCGCTCACGCTGCTTGAGGGGGCCTTCCGGCAGGTGGGCGTCGAGGCGCACGTCAAGCCGATGCGCGGCGGAACGGACGGCTCGGCCCTGTCGGCGCGCGGCGTCTTCACGCCCAATTACTTCACGGGCGCGCACAACCTCCACTCCAACTTCGAGTGTCTGCCGCTGAGCTCGTTTCTGAAAAGTTATCAGGTGACGCAGGCCCTGGTCCGGCTCGGCGCCGAGGCCGTCCGCTCCGGCTGA
- a CDS encoding EAL domain-containing protein has protein sequence MTHTVPTPPSQATLDAVPASLAVLDQHGLIVEVNRAWRQFGETNGLRLPDHGVGTNYMHLCLASEAPDAQEAARGIGQVLCGKSESHLQVYRCQAPDEERWFQLRATRIPSSGHVVVAHEDVTDRKLIEQALRQQVEFVRGLVASSPDCIQVLDLDGTLLWMNEGGQRLMEIETFEAVRGQPWWTLWPRELHPDLTRALEAAREGKPGRFQGYSPTAKGTLKFWDVVVTPISGVEGQPPYLLATSRDLTALRKAEEDALHRAEETARILNSIQEGFFALDSKWRFSYLNARAEALLQRSASELLGRGIWEAFPQALHGTFSQQYQAVVREQRSVCFQEYYAPLNMWFEVNVYPHGEGLAVYFQNITARKAEEQAHQDRNAILEMTVQDKALPEILDHIAQMVERQFPGHTCTIMVEQGGRLNLVAAPGLPPAFRAVLSGIEIREGAGICGTAVARKEMVVAEDLLTEPAAARYLRQLPPHELRACVSLPILDGDEAPLGALALYATTPGPFSAQTLKTLNKARHLSAVAIERHRLTERLVHQAHHDGLTGLANRRLFEKTLRGALRASEQSGLPVSLLFIDLDEFKNVNDSLGHHVGDTVLGLLAERLRQCMRPQDTLARISGDEFTVVMPGAGEGEARAAAQRLLEALALPLALPGRELYLSASVGISVTPQGGSDAETMQKSADFAMYEAKQRKTGLSVFHPGLAEQASRRFELGRYLRRAIELRELEVHYQPVVQLEDQRVIGAEALLRWRHPQLGLVSPAEFIPIAEETGLIVPIGQWVLYEACRQGVMWARQGQPPLRLAVNVSALQFERPDFVDMVAACLRETGFPAQYLELELTERVVMHHAEGAAQRMQQLRDLGVSIAVDDFGTGYSSLSYLSRLPLNVLKIDRSFVSRLQAPSSSSPVVRAIITLARSLGLETVAEGVETPEELQLLRQMGGHLAQGYLFARPLQATDPFWQERAVSAPPEASGRRPAKAAPSSGPARPDRTLRAASDRGP, from the coding sequence ATGACCCACACGGTCCCCACCCCCCCCTCCCAGGCCACTCTCGATGCCGTTCCCGCGTCGCTCGCGGTGCTCGATCAGCACGGCCTGATCGTTGAGGTGAACCGCGCCTGGCGGCAGTTCGGGGAGACGAATGGCCTCAGGCTCCCGGACCACGGCGTCGGAACCAACTACATGCACCTGTGCCTCGCGAGTGAGGCCCCCGATGCCCAGGAGGCCGCCCGGGGCATCGGGCAGGTGCTCTGCGGCAAGAGCGAGAGCCACCTTCAGGTGTACCGCTGCCAGGCCCCCGACGAGGAGCGGTGGTTTCAGCTGCGCGCCACCCGGATCCCCAGTTCCGGCCACGTCGTGGTTGCCCACGAGGATGTGACGGACCGAAAGCTGATCGAGCAGGCGCTGCGCCAGCAGGTCGAATTCGTGCGGGGTCTGGTCGCCAGCAGCCCCGACTGCATCCAGGTCCTAGACCTCGACGGCACCCTGCTGTGGATGAATGAGGGCGGGCAGAGGCTGATGGAGATCGAGACGTTTGAGGCCGTCCGGGGGCAGCCCTGGTGGACGCTCTGGCCACGGGAGCTTCACCCGGACCTGACCCGCGCCCTGGAAGCGGCGCGCGAGGGGAAGCCGGGGCGTTTTCAGGGGTACTCTCCGACCGCCAAGGGGACACTGAAGTTCTGGGACGTGGTGGTCACGCCCATTTCTGGCGTGGAGGGTCAACCGCCGTATCTGCTCGCCACCTCGCGGGATCTCACGGCGCTCCGGAAGGCCGAGGAGGACGCCCTTCACCGCGCCGAGGAAACCGCGCGCATCCTGAACAGCATCCAGGAAGGGTTTTTCGCCCTCGACAGCAAGTGGCGTTTCAGCTATCTCAACGCGCGGGCCGAAGCGCTGCTGCAAAGGTCGGCCTCCGAATTGCTCGGCCGGGGCATCTGGGAGGCTTTCCCCCAAGCGCTGCACGGAACCTTCTCCCAGCAGTATCAGGCCGTGGTGCGGGAGCAGCGCAGCGTCTGTTTCCAGGAGTATTACGCGCCCCTGAATATGTGGTTCGAGGTGAATGTCTACCCGCACGGGGAAGGCCTCGCGGTGTACTTCCAGAACATCACGGCCAGGAAGGCCGAGGAGCAGGCCCATCAGGACCGCAATGCGATTCTCGAGATGACGGTGCAGGACAAGGCCCTGCCCGAGATCCTCGACCACATTGCCCAGATGGTGGAACGTCAGTTTCCGGGACACACCTGCACCATCATGGTGGAACAAGGAGGCCGCCTGAATCTGGTCGCGGCTCCGGGGCTTCCTCCGGCCTTCCGCGCTGTGCTCAGCGGAATCGAGATCCGCGAGGGGGCCGGCATCTGCGGCACGGCGGTCGCCCGCAAGGAGATGGTGGTGGCCGAGGACCTCCTGACCGAGCCGGCGGCCGCGAGGTACCTGCGCCAACTTCCCCCCCATGAGCTGCGGGCCTGTGTATCCCTGCCCATCCTGGACGGTGATGAGGCGCCGCTGGGCGCCCTGGCGCTCTATGCCACCACGCCGGGTCCCTTTTCCGCTCAGACGCTGAAAACCCTGAACAAGGCCCGGCACCTGAGCGCCGTGGCCATCGAGCGCCATCGCCTTACCGAGCGGCTCGTGCATCAGGCCCACCACGATGGGTTGACGGGCCTGGCCAACCGCCGACTTTTTGAGAAGACCTTGCGCGGGGCCCTCCGAGCGTCGGAGCAGAGTGGTCTGCCCGTGAGCCTGCTGTTTATCGACCTGGATGAATTCAAGAATGTGAACGACAGCCTCGGCCACCATGTCGGCGATACGGTGCTGGGCCTGCTGGCTGAACGGCTCCGGCAGTGTATGCGGCCTCAGGATACCCTGGCCCGCATCAGCGGAGACGAATTTACGGTGGTCATGCCTGGCGCCGGGGAGGGCGAAGCCCGGGCCGCCGCGCAGCGCCTGCTCGAAGCCCTGGCCCTTCCCCTGGCGCTTCCGGGGCGGGAGCTCTATCTCAGCGCTTCTGTGGGCATCAGCGTGACCCCGCAAGGCGGCAGCGACGCGGAAACGATGCAGAAGAGTGCGGACTTCGCCATGTACGAGGCCAAGCAGCGCAAGACCGGGCTTTCCGTCTTTCACCCGGGGCTGGCGGAGCAGGCGTCCAGACGGTTTGAACTGGGAAGGTACCTCCGCAGGGCCATTGAGCTGAGGGAACTCGAGGTGCACTACCAGCCCGTCGTCCAGCTGGAGGACCAGCGCGTGATCGGGGCCGAAGCCCTGCTGCGGTGGCGGCACCCGCAGCTGGGGCTGGTGTCACCCGCCGAATTCATCCCCATCGCCGAGGAGACCGGGCTGATTGTGCCCATCGGCCAGTGGGTGCTGTATGAGGCCTGTCGCCAGGGCGTGATGTGGGCGAGGCAGGGCCAGCCCCCCCTGCGCCTCGCGGTCAACGTCTCGGCCTTGCAGTTCGAGCGGCCCGACTTTGTCGACATGGTCGCAGCCTGCCTGCGGGAGACGGGTTTTCCGGCGCAGTACCTCGAGCTCGAGCTCACCGAGCGGGTCGTGATGCACCACGCCGAGGGCGCGGCGCAGCGCATGCAGCAGCTGCGGGATCTCGGGGTGTCCATCGCCGTCGACGATTTCGGAACCGGCTATTCGAGCCTCAGTTACCTCTCCCGCCTTCCCCTGAACGTCTTGAAGATCGACCGCTCGTTCGTGTCGCGCTTGCAGGCCCCGTCCTCGAGCTCGCCTGTGGTCCGGGCCATCATCACGCTGGCGCGGAGCCTGGGCCTGGAAACCGTGGCCGAGGGCGTGGAGACCCCGGAGGAACTGCAACTCCTGCGGCAGATGGGCGGCCACCTCGCCCAGGGCTACCTCTTCGCCCGCCCGCTGCAGGCCACCGACCCCTTCTGGCAGGAGCGGGCGGTGTCGGCCCCCCCTGAGGCATCAGGGCGGCGCCCAGCTAAAGCTGCTCCATCAAGCGGGCCCGCTCGGCCTGACCGAACGCTACGGGCAGCATCTGATCGGGGGCCATAG
- a CDS encoding META domain-containing protein, giving the protein MRTLAALTTFTTLALAGAAGAQAPALTGLNWTLVSAQVDGQAFAPVRGVPVPTLRFGDRAVSGTTGCNTFQGPYAERGDVLRFGRLATTRRASPGAGAVQDMRFLNALRQVSGYQVRGQTLTLFAGSRDRLLFRVGGAAPAAEATVKLDGTWHLAGGTALSPVAGSVTFLTFAGNRVSGSAGCNRLMGSVEVQGSRVTFGLLATTRLACAPAVNTQESAFLRVVSGQTLGAKVQDQTLTLTGANGRTLVFRRAGTTPEGSRSDLSPAALLGKVYTLSAVNGRRPAATSQPVTLAFESGRLAGNDGCNAYSAPYRLEGTTLVLTGEALSTLRACPDQPTTVQVAALLAARPTVTFTAAGLTLRAEGTELTFTSN; this is encoded by the coding sequence ATGCGGACTCTTGCGGCTCTGACCACCTTCACGACCCTGGCCCTCGCGGGGGCTGCCGGAGCGCAGGCGCCCGCGCTCACCGGCCTGAACTGGACCCTGGTCTCCGCGCAGGTGGACGGCCAGGCGTTTGCCCCTGTTCGGGGCGTCCCGGTCCCGACCCTGCGCTTCGGCGACCGCGCCGTTTCCGGCACGACGGGCTGCAACACCTTCCAGGGCCCCTACGCCGAGCGCGGCGACGTCCTGCGCTTCGGGCGGCTGGCGACCACCCGCCGGGCGTCTCCAGGGGCCGGCGCCGTTCAGGACATGCGCTTCCTGAATGCGCTGCGGCAGGTCAGCGGCTATCAGGTTCGTGGTCAGACCCTCACCCTGTTCGCGGGCTCCCGCGACCGCCTGCTCTTCCGCGTGGGCGGCGCGGCCCCGGCTGCCGAGGCTACGGTGAAGCTCGACGGCACCTGGCACCTGGCGGGGGGCACGGCCCTGAGTCCGGTGGCGGGCAGCGTGACTTTCCTGACCTTCGCGGGGAACCGGGTGAGTGGCTCGGCCGGATGCAACCGCCTCATGGGGAGCGTGGAGGTGCAGGGCAGCCGCGTGACTTTCGGGCTCCTGGCGACCACCCGGCTGGCCTGCGCTCCCGCCGTGAACACCCAGGAGTCGGCCTTCCTGCGCGTGGTGTCGGGCCAGACCCTGGGGGCGAAGGTGCAGGACCAGACCCTGACGCTGACGGGGGCAAATGGCCGCACCCTGGTGTTCCGCCGCGCCGGGACCACGCCGGAAGGCAGCCGGAGCGACCTCAGCCCCGCAGCGTTGCTGGGTAAGGTATATACCCTCTCGGCGGTCAACGGCCGCCGCCCAGCCGCCACCTCGCAGCCGGTCACGCTCGCCTTTGAAAGTGGCCGGCTGGCGGGCAATGACGGGTGCAACGCGTACAGCGCGCCCTACCGGCTGGAGGGGACGACGCTGGTGCTGACGGGAGAAGCGCTCAGCACCCTGCGGGCCTGCCCCGATCAGCCCACCACGGTCCAGGTCGCTGCGCTGCTGGCGGCGCGTCCCACCGTGACCTTCACCGCAGCGGGGCTGACGCTGCGCGCAGAAGGGACTGAGCTGACCTTCACCTCGAACTGA
- a CDS encoding glycerate kinase type-2 family protein, with amino-acid sequence MPAAHVRALLEQSYRSALEAVAPARLLAPHLTGPRPDFVLAFGKAALPMLRAALEAYPGVPGLAVPPRGTPDLRAPDGAEVLPGSHPVPDGHSVRAAQRALARVRALPQGTRLLVLVSGGGSALLSAPWGVTLAQKQALTRDLLRAGATIKEINAVRKHLSQVKGGRLAGATRAQVRALLISDVIGDDPSVIASGPTVPDPTTFADALAVLDRCALAAPEARAHLSAGLRGERPDTPKPGELPHAEHTVIGSNRVLLEAAQAFLQGRGVRAVILGDTFAGEARDLAGFHASLVQSVRTHGTPFQAPVALLSGGEATVTVRGDGRGGRNQEFALWLLQELGERGVYAMSAGSDGIDGHSDAAGALLTPDSLARARSLGLDPRDFLARNDSGTFFAALGDALVTGPSGHNLNDYRAILVE; translated from the coding sequence ATGCCAGCTGCCCACGTGCGGGCGCTCCTGGAACAGAGCTACCGCTCGGCCCTGGAGGCCGTGGCGCCGGCCCGCCTCCTGGCCCCTCACTTGACTGGACCCCGGCCCGACTTCGTGCTCGCCTTCGGCAAGGCGGCGCTGCCCATGTTGCGCGCGGCGCTGGAGGCGTATCCGGGCGTGCCGGGGTTGGCCGTGCCTCCGCGCGGAACCCCGGACCTCCGCGCCCCCGACGGAGCCGAGGTGCTGCCCGGCAGCCACCCTGTCCCCGACGGGCACAGCGTCCGGGCGGCGCAACGGGCCCTCGCGCGGGTGCGGGCGCTGCCGCAAGGGACGCGACTGCTTGTCCTCGTCTCGGGAGGCGGCAGCGCCCTGCTCAGCGCCCCCTGGGGCGTCACGCTCGCGCAGAAGCAGGCCCTCACCCGCGACCTCCTGCGGGCCGGGGCCACCATCAAGGAGATCAACGCCGTCCGCAAGCACCTCTCGCAGGTGAAGGGGGGGCGGCTGGCGGGGGCGACGCGGGCGCAGGTGCGGGCCCTCCTGATCTCCGACGTGATCGGCGACGACCCTTCCGTGATCGCCAGCGGCCCCACCGTGCCTGACCCCACGACCTTCGCGGACGCGCTGGCGGTGCTGGACCGCTGCGCCCTGGCCGCCCCCGAGGCCCGCGCGCACCTGTCGGCCGGCCTGCGCGGCGAGCGGCCAGATACCCCGAAACCCGGCGAGCTGCCCCACGCCGAGCACACGGTCATCGGCTCCAACCGCGTGCTGCTCGAAGCGGCGCAGGCCTTTTTGCAGGGCCGGGGCGTGCGGGCGGTGATCCTGGGCGACACCTTCGCCGGGGAAGCGCGCGACCTGGCCGGGTTCCACGCCTCGCTGGTGCAGAGCGTCCGCACCCACGGCACGCCTTTCCAGGCCCCTGTGGCGCTGCTCTCTGGCGGCGAGGCGACCGTCACAGTGCGCGGAGACGGGCGCGGCGGGCGCAATCAGGAGTTCGCCTTGTGGCTGCTTCAGGAGCTGGGCGAGCGGGGCGTGTATGCCATGTCCGCCGGGTCGGACGGGATCGACGGCCACAGCGACGCGGCGGGGGCCCTCCTGACGCCGGATTCACTCGCCCGTGCCCGGTCACTGGGTCTGGACCCGCGCGATTTTCTCGCCCGCAACGACTCCGGCACCTTCTTCGCGGCCCTCGGAGACGCACTCGTCACTGGTCCCAGCGGCCACAACCTCAACGATTACCGGGCCATCCTGGTGGAGTAG
- a CDS encoding NAD(P)-dependent oxidoreductase: MVGGSEEGFARARPVFGAVGKNIVHIGGPGAGQVTNICDQIGVLPTIQRSQRR, encoded by the coding sequence ATGGTGGGTGGCAGCGAGGAGGGCTTCGCGCGGGCCCGCCCGGTCTTCGGGGCGGTTGGCAAGAACATCGTGCATATCGGTGGCCCCGGTGCCGGACAGGTCACCAACATCTGCGACCAGATTGGGGTGTTGCCAACCATTCAGCGGTCGCAGAGGCGATGA
- a CDS encoding nucleobase:cation symporter-2 family protein: MLQGTPVRPVHPVDEVPPTGRMVAFGLQHVLSMYAGIIAVPLVLASAIGLPQDQVVRIVNASFFMCGVATLIQTIGFPGFGARLPIVQGTTFAALASMILIGKDYGLPGIYGAVIVAGLFTVLLAPYFSRLLRFFPPVVAGTVITIIGVSLMPVAIRWAGGGNPAAESFGAPANLGLAALTMGFVLLITRFGRGFWSRVGVLLGLVFGTVVAALIGKASFASVGTAAVVGFTPPFFFGLPTFALIPILSMILVMLVVMVETTADLLAIGEIVEKPVDARTVAAGLRADGLSTALGGVFNVFPFTAFAQNVGLVRFTGIKSRFVVAAAGVILMGLGFFPKLGALVASIPLPVLGGAGLVLFGTVAAAGVQTLSRVNMANTGNLTIVAVSIALGVIPATVPTLYEKLPDWAGLFLESGITAAAIAAILLNILFNIVGSGRRPLSYTADATAHAPEMGDIH, from the coding sequence ATGCTTCAAGGAACGCCCGTCCGTCCCGTTCACCCCGTCGACGAAGTCCCGCCCACCGGTCGCATGGTGGCCTTCGGGCTTCAGCATGTGCTGAGCATGTACGCGGGGATTATCGCGGTCCCGCTGGTGCTGGCCTCGGCCATCGGCCTCCCGCAGGACCAGGTCGTGCGGATCGTGAACGCCAGCTTCTTCATGTGCGGCGTTGCCACCCTGATCCAGACCATCGGGTTTCCCGGCTTCGGCGCCAGGCTGCCCATCGTGCAGGGCACGACCTTCGCGGCGCTCGCCAGCATGATCCTGATCGGGAAAGATTACGGGCTGCCGGGCATCTACGGCGCGGTGATCGTAGCGGGGCTGTTCACGGTGCTGCTCGCGCCCTACTTTTCCCGGCTGCTGCGCTTCTTTCCGCCGGTCGTGGCAGGAACCGTGATCACCATTATCGGCGTCTCGCTGATGCCGGTAGCGATCCGCTGGGCGGGGGGCGGCAACCCGGCCGCCGAGAGCTTCGGCGCCCCGGCCAACCTCGGCCTGGCCGCCCTCACCATGGGGTTCGTTCTGCTGATCACCCGCTTCGGCCGGGGGTTCTGGAGCCGGGTCGGCGTGCTCCTGGGGCTGGTTTTCGGCACCGTGGTCGCGGCCCTGATCGGGAAGGCGTCCTTTGCCAGCGTGGGCACCGCCGCCGTCGTCGGTTTCACGCCTCCCTTCTTCTTCGGGCTGCCGACCTTCGCGCTGATCCCGATCCTATCCATGATCCTGGTGATGCTGGTTGTGATGGTCGAGACCACCGCCGACCTGCTCGCCATCGGTGAGATCGTGGAGAAGCCGGTGGACGCCCGCACGGTCGCCGCGGGGCTGCGGGCCGACGGCCTCTCGACCGCGCTGGGCGGCGTTTTCAACGTCTTTCCCTTCACGGCCTTCGCGCAGAACGTCGGCCTGGTGCGCTTCACCGGCATCAAGAGCCGTTTCGTGGTGGCCGCAGCGGGCGTGATCCTGATGGGGCTGGGCTTCTTTCCCAAGCTGGGCGCCCTGGTCGCCTCGATCCCACTGCCGGTGCTGGGCGGGGCGGGACTGGTGCTGTTCGGCACGGTGGCAGCGGCGGGCGTCCAGACCCTCAGCCGGGTGAACATGGCGAACACGGGCAACCTCACCATCGTGGCGGTCAGCATCGCGCTGGGCGTGATTCCGGCCACGGTACCCACCCTCTACGAGAAGCTCCCGGACTGGGCGGGCCTCTTTCTGGAAAGCGGAATCACCGCCGCCGCCATCGCCGCCATTTTGCTCAACATCCTTTTCAACATTGTGGGCAGTGGCCGCAGACCACTGTCCTACACGGCGGACGCCACTGCCCACGCTCCAGAAATGGGGGATATCCATTGA